One window from the genome of Fusobacterium sp. encodes:
- a CDS encoding DUF6731 family protein, translating into MANSVNFYTIAFESQNRPTNYSIIEFFRKLEKLLNINEEFIIKEVRDEIVRCFDFRYDNTGNKVVIPIGKIKSKNKPHWLNEERRLEEIPREIYDINTLTYDATERVMIFTTNISGPKAFLVEEYFNSFLPRGIPIEIKINPITINKGLQEVRNASYVRSVNLNLDLGRSLNNFYIEELESNADESLIQKIKQLAIAARDIGASKTLTLNLGVGHSGKDGTLDLESILALLQQINLNGEFVKEISVTYKNGMEERIDKTKLKNATSLLTYQFPIVSSNLSSEYLQNNFQLAINESRKEYRVACKQYFDNSFQINQLDYILIEEKRSIQRE; encoded by the coding sequence ATGGCCAATTCAGTAAATTTTTATACAATAGCTTTTGAATCACAAAATAGACCTACTAATTATTCTATTATTGAATTTTTTAGAAAATTAGAGAAATTATTAAATATAAATGAAGAATTTATAATTAAAGAAGTTAGAGATGAAATAGTAAGATGTTTTGATTTCAGATATGATAATACTGGCAATAAAGTTGTTATTCCAATTGGAAAAATAAAATCTAAAAATAAACCTCATTGGTTGAATGAAGAAAGAAGATTAGAGGAAATTCCAAGAGAAATATATGATATCAATACTTTAACATATGATGCAACAGAAAGAGTTATGATTTTTACAACTAATATAAGTGGTCCTAAAGCTTTTTTAGTTGAAGAATATTTCAATTCATTTCTTCCAAGAGGTATACCTATTGAAATAAAAATAAATCCCATTACTATAAATAAAGGTTTACAAGAAGTAAGAAATGCTAGTTATGTACGTTCAGTAAATTTAAATTTAGATTTAGGAAGATCACTTAATAATTTCTATATAGAAGAACTTGAAAGTAATGCTGATGAAAGCTTAATACAAAAAATAAAACAATTAGCTATAGCAGCAAGGGATATTGGAGCAAGTAAAACGTTAACATTAAATTTAGGTGTTGGTCATTCAGGGAAAGATGGAACATTAGATTTAGAAAGTATTTTAGCCCTTTTACAGCAAATAAATTTGAATGGAGAATTTGTAAAGGAAATTTCAGTGACATATAAAAATGGTATGGAAGAAAGAATAGATAAAACAAAATTGAAAAATGCGACAAGTCTGTTAACATATCAATTTCCAATTGTAAGTAGCAATCTTTCTTCAGAATATTTACAAAATAATTTTCAGCTTGCAATAAATGAAAGCAGAAAAGAATATAGAGTGGCTTGTAAACAATACTTTGATAATTCTTTTCAAATAAATCAATTGGATTATATACTTATTGAGGAAAAAAGATCTATTCAAAGAGAATAG
- a CDS encoding heavy metal-binding domain-containing protein produces the protein MGNHLFNQETLKNAKTVLMKKVEAEAELLGANVVLALRVNYSEISGNRKSMVLVSATGTTVSVGKIKELK, from the coding sequence GTGGGGAATCACCTATTTAATCAAGAGACCTTAAAAAATGCTAAAACTGTTTTAATGAAAAAAGTGGAAGCAGAAGCAGAATTGCTTGGAGCAAATGTAGTGTTAGCCTTGAGGGTAAATTATTCAGAAATATCTGGGAATAGAAAAAGTATGGTGCTTGTTTCTGCTACAGGAACTACTGTAAGTGTAGGCAAAATTAAAGAATTAAAATAA
- a CDS encoding toxin-antitoxin system YwqK family antitoxin produces the protein MKKVILVLVMFLFILISHSEERIEDISKREKREGIVYVIGEEKAYTGTFIGKYEEDKLHIIEEKDRKEVIYYKGGKLRREIPYKNGIKDGIKKLYYPNGNLEMEIPYKNGVKEGIEKLYYPSGELRRETTDSDKDVVKEVYYDKNGDIIQYFEK, from the coding sequence ATGAAAAAAGTTATATTAGTATTAGTTATGTTTTTATTTATATTAATAAGTCACAGTGAAGAAAGAATAGAGGATATATCAAAACGAGAAAAGAGAGAAGGAATAGTTTATGTTATAGGAGAAGAAAAAGCATATACTGGAACTTTTATAGGAAAATATGAAGAAGATAAACTTCACATAATAGAAGAAAAAGATAGAAAAGAAGTAATTTATTATAAAGGAGGAAAACTTAGAAGAGAAATACCATATAAAAATGGAATAAAAGATGGAATAAAAAAATTATATTATCCAAATGGCAATTTAGAGATGGAAATACCATATAAAAATGGGGTAAAAGAAGGAATAGAAAAATTATACTATCCAAGCGGAGAACTACGTAGAGAAACTACAGATAGTGATAAAGATGTAGTAAAAGAAGTTTACTATGATAAAAATGGAGATATCATACAATATTTTGAGAAGTAA
- a CDS encoding toxin-antitoxin system YwqK family antitoxin, giving the protein MKKIILILVMFLLVLTTYAKKITENNSKIEKEEEKVYIIGKDDYTWIYTGIFIKKYENGNIKEEIRYKDGLFHGELKDYYKTGQLAVISTYNNGVKEGPYKVYYENGKLKKEQIFLNDKLEGISKYYTEDGKLSHEIIWEDGKKIETTYHK; this is encoded by the coding sequence ATGAAAAAGATTATATTAATATTAGTTATGTTTTTATTAGTATTAACAACTTATGCAAAGAAAATAACAGAAAATAATTCAAAAATAGAAAAAGAAGAAGAAAAAGTTTATATAATAGGTAAAGATGATTATACATGGATATATACTGGGATATTTATTAAAAAATATGAAAATGGAAATATAAAAGAGGAAATAAGATATAAAGATGGACTTTTTCATGGAGAATTAAAAGATTATTATAAAACTGGTCAATTAGCTGTAATAAGTACTTATAATAATGGAGTAAAAGAAGGACCTTATAAAGTTTACTATGAAAATGGGAAATTAAAAAAAGAGCAAATATTCTTAAATGATAAATTAGAGGGTATTTCTAAGTATTATACTGAAGATGGAAAATTATCCCATGAGATCATTTGGGAAGATGGCAAAAAAATAGAAACAACATATCATAAATAA
- a CDS encoding YczE/YyaS/YitT family protein, with amino-acid sequence MNLNMIKKYALWIFSILVNAFGNFLLIKGDIGSGPWVAASIGMSKIFLLQIGICTIILNFLVFIPIIFISKKFEVFKLAGSFFVAYIFGKFLDFFLNIFSWVHPEHIISKILFFIIGNLILSCGISIYLRLNIAMNPFDQFLKTVNDYLIPDMKKANYVYLGVPFIIALLFGIYNRSLQGIGIGTLIMLFFNGSFIKLFNKKVSIPDNILTPRKYI; translated from the coding sequence ATGAATTTGAATATGATCAAAAAGTATGCTCTTTGGATTTTTTCAATTTTAGTAAATGCTTTTGGGAATTTTTTATTAATCAAGGGAGATATTGGAAGTGGCCCTTGGGTTGCTGCAAGTATAGGAATGTCAAAAATTTTTCTTCTTCAAATAGGTATATGCACCATTATTCTCAATTTTTTAGTTTTTATACCAATTATCTTCATCAGTAAAAAATTTGAAGTTTTCAAACTTGCTGGTTCTTTTTTTGTAGCATATATCTTTGGAAAATTTCTTGATTTCTTTTTGAATATATTTTCATGGGTACATCCTGAACATATTATCTCCAAAATACTTTTCTTTATAATTGGAAATCTTATACTCAGCTGCGGAATCTCTATCTATCTTAGATTAAATATAGCTATGAATCCTTTTGATCAGTTTTTAAAAACTGTTAATGATTATTTGATCCCAGATATGAAAAAAGCAAATTATGTGTATCTAGGTGTTCCTTTTATTATAGCTCTCCTTTTTGGAATATATAATAGATCTCTTCAAGGTATTGGAATAGGTACATTAATTATGCTTTTTTTTAATGGAAGTTTTATAAAATTATTCAATAAAAAAGTATCTATACCTGATAATATTTTGACTCCAAGAAAATATATCTAA
- the galE gene encoding UDP-glucose 4-epimerase GalE, whose amino-acid sequence MKNILVTGGAGYIGSHAAAELLDSGYSVVVIDSLENGFIQLVDKRAKFYHGNVQDSNMMDKIFTENKIDAVMHFAGYIKVPESVVEPNKYYINNTYTVMCLLESMRKNNIKNIVFSSTAAVYGDVKETEPVDEKHSKNPINPYGMSKLMSEKIIMDCAKTYGFNYSIFRYFNVGGAHEKHDIGQMGEGITALIPLILKAAKGTIPKLSIYGNDFDTKDGTGVRDYIHVVDLVRAHILSLKTLEKNISGIYNLGNGNGFTVLEMLNAAKEVTKIDIPAEITSRRPGDPPCVIASSKKAITELGWKPYYTDVKDIIRTAWEWNLKVK is encoded by the coding sequence ATGAAAAATATTTTAGTTACAGGAGGAGCTGGATATATTGGAAGTCATGCTGCTGCTGAACTTCTTGATTCAGGTTATTCTGTAGTTGTTATAGATAGTTTAGAAAATGGTTTTATACAACTTGTAGATAAAAGAGCAAAATTCTATCACGGAAATGTTCAGGATAGTAATATGATGGATAAAATATTTACTGAAAACAAAATAGATGCTGTAATGCACTTTGCTGGATATATAAAAGTTCCTGAAAGTGTTGTAGAACCTAATAAATATTATATAAATAACACATATACTGTTATGTGCTTATTGGAATCAATGAGAAAAAATAATATTAAAAATATAGTTTTTTCTTCCACTGCTGCTGTTTATGGAGATGTAAAAGAAACTGAACCAGTAGATGAAAAACATTCAAAAAATCCTATAAATCCTTATGGAATGAGTAAACTTATGTCTGAAAAAATTATTATGGATTGTGCAAAGACTTATGGATTTAATTATTCTATATTCAGATATTTTAATGTTGGTGGAGCTCATGAGAAGCATGATATTGGTCAAATGGGTGAAGGTATCACTGCACTTATTCCTCTTATACTAAAAGCTGCAAAAGGAACTATCCCAAAACTTTCTATTTATGGGAATGATTTTGACACTAAAGATGGAACTGGAGTGAGAGACTACATCCATGTTGTAGATTTAGTAAGAGCCCATATTCTTTCTCTTAAAACATTAGAAAAAAATATAAGTGGTATCTATAATCTTGGAAATGGAAATGGTTTTACAGTTCTTGAAATGCTTAATGCTGCAAAAGAAGTAACTAAAATAGATATTCCAGCAGAAATTACATCAAGAAGACCTGGGGATCCTCCTTGTGTTATAGCTTCAAGTAAAAAAGCTATAACTGAACTTGGATGGAAACCTTATTACACTGATGTAAAGGATATAATAAGAACTGCATGGGAATGGAATTTAAAGGTGAAATAA
- a CDS encoding murein L,D-transpeptidase catalytic domain family protein, with product MDLRKKLSAVFIGLFLSITVCANGTVFQAKELYNEMKLNGLIKYDVFVQGVEGFNKIGKKEKNILTIVDFSLPSTEERMYVLDLEKKEVLFKSYVSHGKNTGDLYAESFSNVAESNKSSLGFFMTEAPYKGSNGYSLRLAGLEKGINDNAMKRNIVVHGADYANPEMIKTSGRLGRSFGCFAVPEDVNDEIIDTIKGRSIIYVYADKLKLTEERYVSLNL from the coding sequence ATGGATTTAAGAAAAAAGCTATCAGCAGTATTTATAGGATTATTTTTATCAATAACAGTTTGTGCTAATGGAACTGTTTTTCAAGCAAAAGAGCTGTATAATGAAATGAAGTTAAATGGACTCATTAAATATGATGTTTTTGTGCAAGGGGTAGAAGGATTTAATAAAATTGGTAAGAAAGAAAAAAATATTCTTACAATAGTTGATTTTTCATTACCTTCAACAGAAGAAAGAATGTATGTTTTAGATTTGGAAAAGAAGGAGGTTCTTTTTAAATCTTATGTGTCTCATGGAAAAAATACTGGTGATTTATATGCAGAAAGTTTTTCTAATGTAGCTGAGTCTAATAAAAGTTCTTTGGGATTTTTTATGACAGAAGCACCATATAAAGGAAGTAATGGATATTCTTTAAGACTTGCTGGATTGGAAAAAGGAATAAATGATAATGCAATGAAAAGAAATATAGTAGTACATGGAGCAGATTATGCTAATCCTGAAATGATAAAGACATCTGGAAGATTAGGAAGGAGCTTTGGATGTTTTGCAGTTCCAGAAGATGTGAATGATGAGATAATTGATACTATAAAAGGCAGAAGCATCATATATGTTTATGCAGATAAGTTAAAATTAACAGAAGAAAGATATGTAAGTTTAAATCTTTAA
- a CDS encoding class I SAM-dependent methyltransferase — translation MSTSVDAVELVEHNIEIFRQNTQSNEKITIIQGNAMNLSEFSDNQYDITLLLEPMYHLYTIEDKHQALKEAIRVTKPGGVIFVAYVISDICILDEGFNRNNINITKYIEESLIDAQTFATKSQPKDLFELVRKENIDELMSRFSVSRLHYVASNGCTLFMCEKVDAMDGKTFELYLKYHLATCEREDLIGFTNNSLDIFRK, via the coding sequence ATTAGCACGTCAGTAGATGCAGTGGAGTTAGTAGAACATAATATAGAGATTTTTCGTCAGAATACTCAATCTAATGAAAAGATAACAATTATTCAAGGAAATGCTATGAATTTATCTGAATTTTCAGACAATCAATATGATATTACTCTATTGCTGGAACCTATGTATCATCTTTATACTATAGAAGATAAACATCAAGCTTTAAAAGAAGCAATTCGAGTAACAAAGCCAGGAGGAGTTATTTTTGTTGCATATGTTATATCTGATATTTGTATTCTTGATGAAGGATTTAATCGTAATAATATTAATATTACTAAATATATTGAAGAAAGTTTGATTGATGCTCAAACATTTGCAACTAAATCACAGCCAAAAGATTTATTTGAACTTGTTCGCAAAGAAAATATTGATGAGTTGATGTCTAGATTTTCTGTATCAAGATTACACTATGTTGCATCAAATGGTTGTACTTTATTTATGTGTGAAAAGGTGGATGCTATGGATGGTAAAACATTTGAGCTATATTTAAAATATCATCTTGCTACTTGTGAACGCGAAGATTTAATAGGATTTACCAATAATTCGCTTGATATATTCAGAAAATAA
- a CDS encoding ankyrin repeat domain-containing protein, with the protein MKKLLILFTISITIISCSSFGGRGEHIPLPEEVLNAVETDNTMLLNNFFASDFPTGYINKDGKNLLIIALENDSQEVLNMLLERGMYLEETFEGGKTPIFYVRSLNALEQMVKAGADINKKDSSEKTLLSYFIETKPLSYSKYLTEQGADVNATEENGWTPVFRAAAGMDISLIDAMKNSGGDFTKQDSAGNFPMYYAQNMETLLKLLNSAKYDLNMENKKGENILGEIYLRAVSNNYISVIEKLLEIGVNPNYMSYGDSALSIAKDNKNEPMIKYLNSKGIK; encoded by the coding sequence ATGAAAAAACTACTGATACTTTTCACAATATCTATTACAATCATTAGTTGCAGCAGTTTTGGAGGCAGAGGAGAGCATATTCCATTACCAGAAGAGGTATTAAATGCAGTAGAAACTGATAACACAATGCTTTTGAATAACTTTTTTGCATCAGATTTCCCCACTGGATATATAAATAAAGATGGAAAAAATCTTTTAATAATAGCATTGGAAAATGACAGTCAAGAGGTTTTAAATATGCTTCTTGAAAGAGGAATGTATTTAGAGGAAACTTTTGAAGGTGGAAAGACACCTATATTTTATGTAAGAAGTTTAAATGCTTTAGAGCAGATGGTAAAAGCAGGAGCAGATATAAATAAAAAGGATAGTAGCGAAAAAACTTTGTTGAGTTACTTCATTGAGACTAAGCCTTTAAGTTACAGTAAATATCTAACTGAGCAAGGGGCAGATGTAAATGCTACAGAAGAAAATGGATGGACTCCAGTATTTAGGGCAGCAGCAGGAATGGATATTTCTCTTATAGATGCTATGAAAAACAGTGGAGGAGATTTTACGAAACAGGATTCAGCAGGAAATTTTCCAATGTATTATGCACAAAATATGGAAACTTTACTAAAATTATTAAATAGTGCAAAGTATGATTTAAATATGGAAAATAAAAAAGGGGAAAATATTTTAGGTGAAATTTATTTAAGAGCAGTATCTAATAACTATATATCAGTTATAGAAAAACTTTTAGAAATAGGAGTCAATCCTAATTATATGTCTTATGGAGATAGTGCTTTATCAATAGCCAAAGATAATAAAAATGAGCCTATGATAAAATATCTAAACTCAAAAGGAATAAAATAA
- the typA gene encoding translational GTPase TypA, which produces MKIKNIAIIAHVDHGKTTLVDCLLRQAGVFGSHELEKVEERVMDSNDIERERGITIFSKNASVQYKDYKINIVDTPGHADFGGEVQRIMKMVESVVLLVDAFEGPMPQTKYVLKKALEQGHRPIVVVNKVDKPNARPEEVLYMVYDLFIELNANDLQLDFPVVYASGKSGFAKKELTDVSDDMTPLFETILDHVDDPEGDPEKPMQFLITNIAYDNYVGKLAVGRIHNGVVKRNQEIMLIKRDGKMMKGKISVLYGYEGLKRVEVQEAQAGDIVCIAGIDNIDIGETFADVNDPVALPLIDIDEPTLAMTFMVNDSPFAGKEGKFVTSRHIWERLQKELQTNVSMRVEATDAPDAFVVKGRGELQLSILLENMRREGFEIQVSKPRVLMKEENGQKMEPIEMALIDVDECYTGVVIEKLGSRKGEMVSMVPGTDGYTRLEFKVPARGLIGFRNEFLTDTKGTGIINHSFFSYEPHKGEIPTRTKGVLIATEPGVTVPYALNNIQDRGILFLDPGVPVYEGMIVGEHNRENDLVVNVCKTKKLTNMRAAGSDDAVKLATPRRFSLEQALDYIAEDELVEVTPSNIRLRKKVLKEGERRKFEKRNED; this is translated from the coding sequence ATGAAAATTAAAAACATAGCAATAATTGCCCATGTTGACCACGGAAAAACAACATTAGTAGACTGTCTTTTAAGACAAGCTGGAGTATTTGGGAGCCATGAACTTGAAAAAGTAGAAGAGAGAGTAATGGACTCAAATGACATTGAAAGAGAAAGAGGAATAACTATCTTTTCTAAAAATGCATCTGTACAGTATAAAGACTATAAAATCAATATAGTTGATACTCCTGGACATGCTGACTTTGGCGGAGAAGTACAAAGAATTATGAAAATGGTAGAATCTGTTGTACTATTAGTTGATGCTTTTGAAGGACCTATGCCTCAAACTAAATATGTTTTGAAAAAAGCTTTAGAACAAGGGCACAGACCTATAGTTGTAGTTAATAAAGTAGACAAACCAAATGCAAGACCAGAAGAAGTATTGTACATGGTTTATGATCTTTTCATAGAATTAAATGCAAATGATCTTCAATTAGATTTTCCAGTGGTATATGCTTCTGGAAAAAGTGGTTTTGCTAAAAAAGAACTTACTGATGTGAGTGATGATATGACTCCATTATTTGAAACTATTCTTGATCATGTAGATGATCCAGAAGGAGATCCTGAAAAACCAATGCAGTTCCTTATTACAAATATAGCTTATGATAATTATGTTGGAAAATTAGCTGTAGGAAGAATACACAATGGAGTTGTAAAAAGAAATCAGGAAATTATGCTTATAAAAAGAGATGGAAAAATGATGAAGGGAAAAATTTCAGTTCTTTATGGATATGAAGGATTGAAAAGAGTTGAAGTCCAAGAAGCTCAAGCAGGAGATATAGTTTGTATAGCAGGTATAGATAACATAGATATAGGAGAAACATTTGCAGATGTAAATGATCCAGTTGCTTTACCACTTATAGATATAGATGAGCCTACTCTTGCAATGACATTTATGGTAAATGATTCACCATTTGCTGGAAAAGAAGGAAAATTTGTAACTTCTAGACATATATGGGAAAGATTACAAAAAGAACTTCAGACAAATGTGAGTATGAGAGTAGAAGCAACAGATGCTCCAGATGCATTTGTTGTAAAAGGAAGAGGAGAACTTCAACTTTCTATACTTCTTGAAAATATGAGAAGAGAAGGATTTGAAATACAAGTTTCAAAACCAAGAGTTCTTATGAAAGAAGAAAATGGACAGAAAATGGAACCAATTGAAATGGCTCTTATTGATGTTGATGAATGTTACACAGGTGTAGTTATAGAAAAATTAGGAAGCAGAAAAGGAGAAATGGTTTCTATGGTTCCTGGTACAGATGGATATACTCGTTTAGAGTTTAAAGTGCCTGCAAGAGGACTTATAGGATTTAGAAATGAATTTCTTACAGATACTAAAGGAACAGGGATAATAAATCATTCATTCTTTAGTTATGAACCTCATAAAGGAGAAATTCCTACAAGAACTAAAGGTGTTCTTATAGCAACTGAACCAGGAGTAACAGTACCTTATGCTCTAAATAATATTCAAGACAGAGGAATACTTTTCCTTGATCCAGGTGTTCCAGTATATGAAGGAATGATAGTTGGAGAACATAATAGAGAAAATGATCTTGTAGTAAATGTATGTAAAACTAAAAAACTTACTAATATGAGAGCAGCTGGAAGTGATGATGCAGTTAAATTAGCTACTCCTAGAAGATTCAGTCTAGAGCAGGCTCTTGATTATATAGCAGAAGATGAATTAGTTGAGGTAACTCCTTCAAACATTAGACTAAGAAAGAAAGTTCTTAAAGAGGGAGAAAGAAGAAAATTTGAAAAGAGAAATGAAGACTAA
- the truB gene encoding tRNA pseudouridine(55) synthase TruB, which produces MEGIINVNKPSGITSFDVIRKLRRILHERKIGHTGTLDPLAEGVLVICIGKATKLVQDIEGYEKTYTAGFELGYKTDTYDTEGEIIEKREVNDITISKLENVLKNFIGEIEQIPPMYSALKVDGKKLYELARQGIEIERKARLIEIKFIDIIEFDGLKGKIRCDVSKGTYIRSLIDDMGKALGTLATMTSLVREKVGNSNIKDSYTLEEIETMYSEKKTDFLYSVEDFFKYPKITLEGEKNMILFLNGNTVRFTAPDDRYRIYNNAGKFLGLCNVSNNLLKGYKYF; this is translated from the coding sequence TTGGAAGGTATAATTAATGTGAATAAACCTAGCGGAATAACTTCTTTTGATGTTATAAGAAAATTGAGAAGGATTCTGCATGAAAGAAAAATAGGACATACAGGAACTCTAGATCCTCTTGCAGAAGGTGTTTTAGTTATATGTATAGGTAAAGCAACAAAATTGGTTCAGGATATAGAGGGATATGAAAAAACTTATACTGCAGGATTTGAACTTGGATATAAAACAGATACTTATGATACAGAAGGAGAAATAATAGAGAAAAGAGAAGTAAATGATATTACTATTAGTAAGCTTGAAAATGTGTTGAAAAATTTCATTGGGGAAATAGAACAGATACCTCCTATGTATTCAGCTTTGAAGGTAGATGGAAAAAAACTTTATGAACTTGCAAGACAAGGGATTGAAATTGAAAGAAAAGCTAGATTAATAGAAATAAAGTTTATAGATATCATTGAATTTGATGGATTAAAAGGAAAAATAAGATGTGATGTTTCAAAAGGAACATATATTCGTTCATTGATAGATGATATGGGAAAAGCTTTAGGAACTCTTGCTACAATGACATCTTTAGTGAGAGAAAAAGTAGGAAATTCAAATATTAAAGATTCTTATACACTAGAAGAGATAGAAACTATGTATAGTGAGAAAAAAACAGATTTTTTATACAGTGTAGAAGATTTCTTTAAGTATCCTAAAATAACATTAGAAGGAGAAAAGAATATGATTCTTTTTCTTAATGGGAACACAGTAAGATTTACAGCTCCTGATGACAGATATAGGATATATAATAATGCTGGAAAATTTTTAGGATTATGTAATGTAAGTAATAATTTATTAAAGGGATATAAATATTTTTAA
- a CDS encoding putative glycoside hydrolase → MKHKRTKQQVWFIRKVLFSIFCYIVFLVATVDVTKGMSLGDIVISDNKIVVKEVAKGNETDEKKLAEESGEKPKDEKITEEAENPSTAKEVENTEKSSEIINEKYKYTKGNIRIFKDVKITPKAEDNIKIGTRVEILEEKKVEKIKEKTVKKPDGKREVQKITIVENWEKISYYKNREKRTGWIKNNQLTDSLKATLPKEWKNLNFSPIEKKNYTENKRREVRGIYVTSNSAALTKRVDDFIALSKRTKINAFVIDVKEDDGTLLFKMEAGEKYNPNANRRSPIKDINKFMKKLKDNNIYTIARIVSFKDPTYAKANPDRAIITKATGKPFTNSDGVIWVSPHDRYLWEYNIAVAKEAALAGFDEIQFDYVRFPASNGGKLDKELDYRNSKKESKPETIQKYLQYARQELEPLGVYIAADVYGQVGSLPDDMALGQHWESVSNVVDYICPMIYPSHYGKGVYGLSVPDAEPYKTVYRSTQDSMNRNANIDTPAMIRPWIQAFTARWVKGHITYGPEQIELQVKALKDLGINEYILWSPTNKYRIEKNSSSDKKTEAVKTTETTKKTDGAKKTEEIKKP, encoded by the coding sequence GTGAAACATAAAAGAACAAAGCAGCAAGTATGGTTTATCAGAAAGGTATTATTTTCTATATTTTGTTATATAGTATTTCTGGTTGCAACAGTGGATGTAACTAAAGGTATGTCTTTAGGAGACATTGTAATATCAGATAATAAAATAGTAGTGAAAGAAGTAGCAAAAGGAAATGAAACAGATGAAAAAAAATTGGCAGAAGAAAGTGGTGAAAAACCAAAAGATGAAAAAATAACAGAAGAAGCTGAAAATCCATCAACAGCAAAAGAAGTTGAAAATACAGAGAAATCTTCTGAAATAATAAATGAAAAATATAAATATACTAAAGGAAATATTAGAATTTTTAAAGATGTAAAAATAACTCCTAAAGCAGAAGACAATATTAAAATTGGAACAAGAGTAGAAATACTTGAAGAAAAAAAAGTAGAAAAAATAAAAGAAAAAACTGTAAAAAAACCAGATGGAAAGAGAGAAGTTCAAAAAATTACTATTGTAGAAAATTGGGAAAAAATATCATATTATAAAAATAGAGAAAAGAGAACTGGATGGATAAAAAATAATCAGTTAACAGACAGCTTAAAGGCAACTCTTCCTAAAGAATGGAAAAATCTTAATTTTTCTCCAATTGAGAAAAAGAATTATACTGAAAATAAAAGAAGAGAAGTAAGAGGAATATACGTAACAAGTAATTCAGCAGCTTTGACAAAAAGAGTGGATGATTTTATAGCTCTATCTAAAAGAACAAAAATCAATGCATTTGTAATAGATGTGAAAGAAGATGATGGAACACTTTTATTTAAAATGGAAGCAGGAGAAAAATACAATCCAAATGCTAATAGAAGGTCTCCAATAAAAGATATAAATAAATTTATGAAAAAATTAAAAGATAATAATATATATACTATAGCAAGAATAGTATCTTTTAAAGATCCTACTTATGCAAAAGCTAATCCAGATAGGGCTATTATAACTAAAGCTACAGGGAAACCTTTTACTAACAGTGATGGAGTTATATGGGTATCTCCTCATGACAGATATCTTTGGGAATATAATATAGCAGTAGCTAAAGAAGCAGCTCTTGCAGGATTTGACGAAATACAATTTGACTATGTGAGATTTCCAGCTTCTAATGGAGGAAAATTAGATAAGGAACTTGATTATAGAAATTCTAAAAAAGAGTCAAAACCTGAAACTATACAAAAATATCTTCAATATGCAAGACAAGAATTAGAACCTTTAGGGGTATATATTGCTGCTGATGTATATGGACAAGTAGGAAGCCTTCCAGATGATATGGCTTTGGGTCAACATTGGGAGTCAGTAAGTAATGTAGTGGATTATATATGTCCAATGATATATCCAAGTCACTATGGAAAAGGAGTCTATGGGCTTTCAGTTCCAGATGCTGAACCATATAAAACAGTATATCGTTCAACACAGGACTCTATGAATAGAAATGCCAATATTGATACTCCTGCTATGATAAGACCATGGATACAGGCTTTTACAGCTAGATGGGTAAAAGGACATATAACTTATGGACCTGAACAGATAGAATTACAGGTAAAAGCTTTGAAAGATCTGGGAATAAATGAGTATATTTTGTGGAGCCCTACAAATAAATATAGAATAGAAAAAAACTCATCTTCTGATAAGAAAACAGAAGCTGTAAAAACAACAGAAACAACTAAAAAAACAGATGGAGCAAAGAAAACAGAAGAAATAAAAAAGCCATAA